CGGGGTCGACGAAAAGGGCGGCATCCTCGTTGGCAGCGCTGCCAATGCAGCGGGCCAGCCGCGCAAATGGATCGAAGTCGAGCCGTTCGTCTGGCGCGACCGCGATAGCGGCATGAAGCTCGCGGCCAAGGTGGAGGACGGCAAAGTCACCGAGTGGCGCTTCGATACGATTAGCGCAATCATGAGCTTCCGACGCGTCCCGTGGTACAAGGACACGGCGTGGTTCTTCCCGGTGCTGCTGGGGGCGATCGGTGTGGTGTTCCTCTCGGCGGTTGCGTGGCCGGCGGGCGCCATCGCCCGGCGGCGTTACAAGGCCGCCAGCCGCTACGAAGGTCGCAGGTTGCGTTCTCAACGTATCCTGCACGGAGCGCAGTGGCTGGTTTTGGCCGTCCTGACCGGCTGGGTGACCTGGTTCTACCTGGGCCTGAGCAACCTCTCGATGCTTAGTGGTCCGCTCGATCCGCTTCTCTACGCCCTGCAGATCCTAAGCCCGATCGCCCTGTTCGGCTTGCTCATCGGTAGCGGCTGGAACCTGTGGACGGCCCGCAAGGAAAAGCGCGGGTGGTTCGCGCTGCTCTGGGCTGTGCTGCTTGTCCTTTCCGCGGTGGTCCTGCTGTGGATGGCCTTTGCCTTCCACATGTTCAGCTTCGGAACGAACTACTGAGACATGCGGCGCCGGCTGACGTTGCGTGAGGAACGGTTCGCCTTTCGCGAACCGTTCCACATCTCTGGTCACAAGTTCACTGAAACAAAGGTGCTGGTCGCAGAGATCGCGGCTGGAGACAGTGTCGGGCTCGGAGAGGGGGCGGGGGTATACTATCTCGGTGACGATCTCGCGCACATGCGCGATCAGGCCGAGAGCGCCCGCGTCGAGCTCGAAGCGGGCGCCGATCGGGCGGAGCTACAGTCCCTGCTTCCACCCGGCGGCGCCCGCAATGCGCTCGATTGCGCCCTATGGGATCTCGAGGCTCGGACGGTCGGAGTGCCGGTGTGGCAGTTGGCGGGCCTCGGCAAGTTCGATCCGCTGCCCACGACCATGACAATCAGCGCGGATGCCCCGGTGAAAATGGCGGAAGTTGCGGCCGGCCGCTTCGGCGACTGGCCAATGCTCAAGCTCAAGTTGACAGGCGATGTCGGGCTCGATGCCGATCGGGTACGCTCCGTGCGCCGGGCGCGCCCGGATGCGTGGCTCGGTGTGGATGCCAACCAAGGCTACACCGCCGACAACCTCGGACGACTGGTCGAGATCCTCCTCGAAGCGAAGGTCGAACTGCTGGAGCAACCGCTCGCCCGAGGTGCCGAACAGGACTTGGACGACCTATCCCGGCCCCTGCCTTTCGCGGCCGACGAAAGTGTCTGCACGTTGACCGAAGTCGAGCAGGCGACGGGACGGTTCGACGCAGTGAATATCAAGCTCGACAAGTGTGGAGGTCTCACCGAAGCGCTGGCCATTGCCCGCCGCTGTCGCGAACTCGGCCTTCAGGTGATGGTCGGGAACATGATGGGTAGCAGCCTGTCGATGGCGCCCTCGCTGGTTGTGGGTCAGCTCTGCGATATCGTCGACCTGGATGGTCCGACGTTCCTGGCCTCGGACCGTCCAGGGTCAATCCGCTACTTCGATGGGAAGGTCGATGCCGGAACGGCCGACTGGGGCCTCCTGGCAACACTCCCAAGATGATTTCCTAAACGGATTGACATACTCCAATCAGAAAATACGATCCTGTTTGGGATCAAAGTAGCTGTATCGGGAAGACTGTTCGATGGCGCGTTAGGGAGCGTGTCCGCCGAGCCTCAGGGAGGTCACAAATGAAGAAATCTGTTCTTCGCATCGGTAGCGCCGTGCTGGCGCTAGCAACCGGCCTCGCGGCCACTCACGCTTCTGCTCAGGATGCGCAAAGCGCGACGAACGAAGGCGAGACCATTCTGGTCACCGCGCAGAAGCGGTCGCAGGAACTGATCGAGGTGCCGCAATCGGTCACCGTCGTATCGGGCTCAACGCTTGAGGAGCAGCACGCGGACAGCTTCTCCGACTACCTGAAATTGGTCCCGGGCCTTCAGCTCGACCAGAGCCGCCCTGGGCAGGGCCGCCTGATCCTCCGCGGCGTCAACACCGAGGGCGTCGCCTCGACGATCGGCATCTACATGGACGAAACGCCGTTCGGTTCGAGCAGCGGTCTCGTCAACGGCGCCGTTCTCGCCGCCGACTTCGACACTTTCGATCTCGACCGTATCGAGGTGCTGCGTGGGCCGCAGGGCACCTTCTACGGCGCGAGTTCGCTAAGCGGCGTGCTGAAGTTCGTGACCACCGAGCCTTCGACCAGCGAAACCGTTGTTCGCGCACGGGCGGGCGTTGAACTGACCAAAGGTGGCGCGGCAAGCGGGTACGGTAATCTCGTCGTCAACGTGCCGATCTCCAGTATTGCGGCCTTCCGGGCCTCGGGCAGCTATCGCAGCATTGGAGGGTTCATCGATTCAGTCGGGGCCGGTGGCTCGGACGTTGAAAAGAACATCGACGACAGCAAGTCTTTTGGCGGACGAGCCTCGCTTCTGGTCATGCCGAGCGACGCTATCGACCTGCGCTTCACCGCAGTGCTCCAGAATATCGACGCCGATGCGCCCTCGCTTGCGGAGAGCGACCCTGAGACGCTCGAAATGCTGCATGGCGGCTATACGCAGTCGCAGTTTATTCCCGGGTTCAGCGACCTTCGCTACCGGGTCTACAATGCCACCGGCAACTTCGACCTCGGCTTCGGCACGCTCACCTCGTCAACCAGCTACGGCACACAAAAGCAGAGTCTGCGGACTGACTACAGCTTCGCTCTCTCCCCACTGATCGAGGCGATCACCACGGAGCCCAACGAGTTCTTCCAGGATCAATCGACGGACTCGGAGAAGTTCACCCAGGAGCTGCGTCTTGCGGGTGAATCGACGCTCGTCGACTGGCTGGCGGGCCTCTACTACACCGATGAAGACGGTCTGATCGAACAGGACTTCATCGCTTCAACTCCGGGCACAACGACGCCGATCGCCGGGTTGCCGACGCTGGGCTACGCCCTGGTCGAGTCGAGCTATCGCGAGGCTGCCGCCTTCGCCAACCTCACCTGGCATGTGTCCGACCGTTTCGACATCGACGTTGGCGGGCGGTACAGCGACAACAAGCAGACAGCGCACCAGGTCACCGATGGCCTCCTGGTCGGCGGCTTCCTGGATCTTCCGGTGTTTGAATCGAAGGAGAACGTGTTCACCTACTCGGTCGCGCCGCGTTTCGAGCTCAGCGACAACGCGTCCATCTATGCGCGTGTCGCCAGCGGCTTCCGTCCGGGCGGCCCCAACGTCCTGGCGCCGAACCAGCCCATCGATCAAGCGACATACGATTCAGACTCGCTGACCAACTACGAGTTGGGGCTGAAGGCGCAGACGCCGGATCGCAAGTATGGGATCGAAGTCGCCATCTTCCATATCGACTGGAATGATATCCAGCTTCTGGCGGAAAGGGACGGCTTCAACTTCAACGCGAATGGTGGCGGCGCCAAGATCGATGGCCTCGAGTTGACCGCCTCCGCAGCGCCGGCTGCCAACTTCAACCTCTCGCTCAACACCGCCTACACGAACGCCCGCCTTTCCACCGATACGCTGATCGGTGGTCTCGAAGGCGACCGGCTTCCATTCACGCCGAAATTCTCGGCGTCGCTCAACGGCGACTACACCGTCATGGTGGGCAACGACGTGGAGGCCTACTTCGGCGGCTCGTTGCGTTACCTCTCCGACCAATCGGCGAGCTTTGACGCCGACTATCGTGCGGCGCACGGCGAACAGCGGACGATCGACGCCTATGCCGTGATCGACCTCAACGCCGGGATCACGGTCGATCAGTTCGACATCCAGCTCTACGTCAAGAACCTGACCAGCAGTGCGGGCCGTACGTCTACGACCGGGACCGATGTGTTCGGCGGCTTCCCGCTCTTCCCGGATGGCGCGATCGGCACCGGCGTGATCCGTCCGAGAACTGTTGGCCTGTCAGTAAGGGCAGAGTTTTGACCCCTAACCCGAAGATAAACCAAGCACAGGGAAGCACGGAGCCAGTCGGCCTCGCGCTTCCCGCGCCATACTTGCTGTTCCTGGGCGACGTCACGACGGCCGCCTATGCAAAGACTGCCTTCGGGTTGCGCGACTGGGCAGGTGACAAGTGCATCGGCGAGTTCGCCTTGCCGGGGGCCACCGTAACTGCGGGGCTGCCGGCAATGACGCCCGCCGATGCACTTAAGGCCGGGGCAAAATCGCTCGTGATCGGCATCGCCAATGAAGGGGGCAAGATTCCGCCTTCGTGGATTCCGGCGCTTGTCGAAGCGATTGAAACCGGCCTCGACATCGTGAGCGGCATGCATGTGCGGCTGGCGAGCGTGCCGGCCGTGCGCGAAGCGGCGCAACGTTGCGGCCGCGCCCTGATCGACGTGCGCACGCCACCACCGGGAATTCAGATCGGCTCCGGGCGCAAACGCAGCGGCAAGCGACTGCTGACGGTCGGGACCGACTGCGCGCTAGGCAAGAAATACACTGCACTCGCTATTGCACGGGCTCTTCAGGATCGAGGGGTTCCGGCGGATTTTCGCGCTACGGGGCAGACCGGCATCATGATCGCCGGCAGCGGCATGCCGATGGACGCGGTGGTTTCCGACTTTCTGTCGGGCGCTGCGGAAATGATCAGTCCCGCTGCGCCGGCGGACCACTGGGACATAATCGAGGGACAGGGTTCGCTTTACCACCCGGGCTTTGCCGGAGTTTCGCTGGGCCTCCTCCATGGTAGCCAGCCCGACGTGTTCATCGTTTGTCATGATCCGACCCGTACGGAAATCGTTGGCCTTCCGGGCCTTCCCTTGCCCACGCTCGAGGAGCTCATCGAACTAACCCTGACTTTGGGGTACCGGGTCAATCCGGCGATCCGCTGCGGGGGAATTTCGCTGAACACGTCGGCGCTGACGGAAGCAGAGGCAGCGGACGCGATCGCAGAAACAAGCGCGGCTATCGGGCTGCCCGCCGCCGATCCGCTGCGCGGCGGGCCCGAGTTCGACCGCTTGGTCTATTCCTGCCTCGCCTGACATGACCGGCGAAGCCCGAATCGAGGGTCCGAGCTGGTTTCAGCGCTACCTGCTACCTGGGCTGGCGTTCAAGGCGCTGGTGATCGGCGGCGGGTACGCCACCGGGCGCGAAGTCGCCGAGTTCTTTCTTCCGAGCGGCCCCTGGGGCGGCCTCGCCGCGATCGGCCTTGCGACCCTGCTGTTCAGTGCCGGCTGCGCGCTCACGTTCCTGTTCGCGCTGGCGACGCGCAGCCTCGAGTACCAGAGCTTCTTCAAGGCGCTGCTGGGGCGCGGGTGGGTCGCGTGGGAGATCACCTACGTCCTGTTCGTGATCCTGATCCTCGCCGTGTACGGTGCGGCGGCAGGCGAGATCGGTGTGGCGCTGTTCGCCTTGCCGAACCTGGTGGGCACGTTCCTGCTGATGGCCGGCATCGTTCTGGCCGTGATGTACGGCAACAAATCCGTCGAGCGCCTGTTCGAGTGGGTCTCCTACCTCCTTTATGGCGTCTATGCCCTGTTCTTCATCCTGGCCTTTTCCTCGTTCGGCGGCCGCATCGTCGATGCCTTCAGCGCGCCTTTCCACTCAGGCGGGTGGGCGCTCAGCGGTGCGACCTATTTCAGCTACAACATCATCGGCGCGATCGTGGTGCTGCCGGTGGTGCGGCACCTTACCAGCCGGCGCGATGCGATCATCGCGGGCGCGATCTGCGGGCCGCTGGCGATGCTGCCAGCGCTGCTGTTCTTCACGGCTGCGGTCGCCTTCTATCCAGAGATAATGGATGCGACGCTGCCGTCAGACTTCCTGTTGCAGCGGCTCGGCTCGCCGCTATTCCACTACCTGTTCCAGCTGATGGTCTTTTCGGCGCTGCTGGAAAGCGGGGCGAGCGCCGTCCACGCTTTCAACGAGCGTGTCGATCAAACCTGGAAGCGCCGCCATGGCGCACCGCTTGGGCCAGCACGGCGCACGGTCCTCACGCTCGTCCTGCTGGTGCTGTGCATGTTCCTCGCCAGCGCTGTCGGCCTGGTGGACCTGATAGGCAGCGGTTATCGCGGCTTGGCTTTCATCCTGCTCGCGATCTACGTCGTGCCCCTCGCTACGATCGGGCTAGTTCGCATCCTCAAGAAACCCAGCCTCGGAGACGACGATGATCTGCAAGCGTCCTGACGTGCTGCGTCTGGCGATACCGCTCTTGCTGGCGCTGGTTCCCGGCTTTGCGCTGGCTGATCCGCCCAAGGGCTTTGCCGAGCATGTCGAACAGCTGCGGCAGGACTCGGGCGCGCCCGGCATCGCGATCGCCATCGTCGAGCACGGCCAGACCACACTGTCGCAGGGGTGGGGCGTACGCCAGCAAGCCGAGTCCGCGAGGGTCGACGAGCGCACGATCTTTCCGACGGGCTCGACCGGCAAGGCCTTCACCGTTGCCGCAATCGCCACACTGGTCGATCAGGGCAAGCTCGGCTGGGACGACAAGGTGATCGACCATATCCCGTGGTTCCAGATGTACGACCCCTGGGTCACGCGTGAGATCACGATCCGCGACCTGATGGTCCATCGCAGCGGCCTCGGGCTCGGCGCGGGCGACCTCATGTTCGTGCCGCGCACTTATCTGAGCCGCAAGGAAACGGTCGAGCGCCTGCGCTACATCAAGCCCGCAACGAGCTTCCGTTCGGCCTATGCCTACGACAACGTGCTTTACGTGGTGCTTGGCCAACTGATCGAGGAAGTCACGGGTAAGACCTGGGAAGAGTACATGGCGTCCGAGGTACTTGCGCGGGGCGGCATGACCGACTCCACCGCGACCTACGACGCGCGCTACGCCACCGCCAACCGCGCGCTGCCGCACGGACGAGTCGGCGACGTCATCCGCGGGCTTGGCCCCAATAGCGTGCTCGACGAGCGCAACGAACTTGGCCGCAATGCGATGCCGGCGGGCGGGCTGGCGATGAGCGCCAACGACCTTGCGCAATGGCTCAAGATTCAGCTCGGGCACGGCGCGTTGCCGAGCGGCGGGCGTCTGTTCAGTGAGGATGCGGCTCGCGAGATGTGGACGCCGGTGACGATCCAGCCGATCGACGCCTGGCCAGACGATCTCGCCCCGGCGACCCCCCAGTCCAGCGCCTACGCGCTCGGCTGGGACGTCGAGACCTATCGCGGTGCGCGGATGATCTGGCACAGCGGCGGCGTATTCGGCGCGATCGCGGTGGTCGTGCTCCTGCCCGATCAGGATGTCGGCTTCGCGATAGTCATCAACTCGGAGGAAGCGGCGCTGCGCCGTGGGCTGATGTACGAACTGATCGACCACTACCTCGGGCTGCCGGACAATGATTGGTACGCCAAGTGGGACAAGTTCGTCGATGCTCGGCTCGAAGGCGGAAAGGCGGCCCTGGCGCAGATGCAGGACAAGCCGGCGCAAGTCGGCCCGAGCCTTCCACTCGGGTCCTACGCCGGAACCTACCGCGATCCCTGGTACGGCGACGTCGTGGTCAGCGAGCGCGACGGTGGGCTCTGGATCAACTTCGCCAGCACGCCGCGGATGGAGGGTCGACTGGTTCACTATCAGTACGACACCTTCAAGACCGAGCTGACCGACAAGGCGGTCGAGAATGCGCTGGTGACGTTCCAGCTAGACGCCCACGGCAAAGTCGAGCGGGCCAAGATGGTCGCCGCCTCGCCGCTTGCCGATTTCAGTTACGACTACCAAGACCTCGACCTCACGCCCGTGAAAGACAAACCATGAGTGCCTACAAGTTTCTCGCCGTCGCTTCCCTGTTGGCGCTGGCGGCCTGCTCCCGCTCGGAAGAGGCCCCTGCCGATGATCCGGCGGCAGTGCACAAAGGCCTGCTGGTGCTCGATACTCACCTGGACACGCCGCTCAACTTCGACCGGCCGGGCTGGAGCTTTGCTGACCGGCACACGCTGGCGAATGACCTGGTCCAGCTGGACTTGCCACGTATGGCGGATGGCAACCTCGATGGCGGCTTCTTCTCGATCTACACGGCGCAGGGTCCATTGACGCCCAAAGGCTACGCCGACGCGCTCACCTTCGCGCGCAAGCGCTCGGATTCGATCGATCGCGTGATCTCAGAGAATTCTGGCGTGATCTCTCCGGCAACGACGGCCGACGATGGCGAGCGGCTGGCAGCGGATGGCAAGCTCATCGCCTTCAAGAGCATGGAAAACAGCTATCCTCTCGGCGAAGACCTGTCGCTCCTCAAGGAGTTCTACGACCGTGGTGTCCGACTGGCTGGCCCGGTGCATTCCCTGAACAACCAGTTCGCTGATTCCTCGGGAGACAAACCCCGTTGGAACGGCCTTAGCCCGCTCGGCAGGGAGTGGGTGGCAGAGATGAACCGGCTAGGCATCGTGATCGACGGCAGCCATTCCTCGGACGCGGCGTTCGACCAGATGCTGGAACTGTCGAAGACCCCGCTGATCCTGTCCCACACCTCGCCGCGCTGGGCGTTCGATCATCCCCGCAATCTCGATGATGAACGCATCAAGAAGCTCGCGGCGAAGGGCGGGGCGATCTGCATGTCGACCATCTACCTGTCACCGATGAACCTTACGCCGGCGCGCGCCAAGCTGTTCGACCAGTACGAGCACATCGCCGACCTCGACCCCAAGGCCCAGGCCGAACTCGTGCGGCAGTGGCGCGAGCTCGACAAGACCGAGGGTATGTGGTCGACGACCTTCGAGCAGTACATGACCGCCTTGCTGCACGTGATCGAAGTCGCCGGTGTCGATCATGTCTGCTTCGGTGCGGATTGGGATGGCGGCGGCGGCATCAAGGGCATGGAGGACATCACAGCCCTTCCAGTCGTGACCCATCGGCTGCTGAAGGCGGGCTACACGCGCGAGGACATCGACAAGATGACCGGCGGCAATGTCCTCCGGATTTTGCGCGCCGCGCAGGTGGCGGCCGAGAGATAGGATCGGACAGTTGACTTGGCAGAGCTGCTAGATCGTTACGAGAAGCGTATCCTGGCTCTGCTCCAGGAGGACGCTTCGCTGTCGACGGCCGCGATTGCCGAGAAGGTTGGGCTTTCCTCCTCGCCGTGCTGGCGCAGGATCGACAGGCTCGAGCGTGAAGGCTTCATCCGCCGTAAGGTCGCCTTGGTCGATCGGAAGAAGATAGGGCTCAATGCTCAGATCTTCGCGCAGATCAAACTCAACGCCCACGGCCGCGCCAACCTCGACGAGTTCACGGCCGCGATCCGGGCCTTTCCGGAAGTCCTTGAATGCTACGTGCTGATGGGGCCGGTCGACTTCCTGATCCGCGTCGTCGCTACCGACATTGAGGCCTATGAGAAGTTCTTCTTCGACCGGCTCTCGCAACTACCCGGAGTGCAGGAGGTCAACTCGACCGTTGCGCTCTCGGAGATCAAGGCGACGACCGAACTGCCCATTCCCTGATAGCTCGCATGGGTCTGGCGAATGATTTGACCCGAGATTGCTGTAATCGCGGCAGGATTTTGCGAAAATTGCAGTCTTGCGCGGCTAGATAGGTCAGCACTGCCGCTGAGAATTACGCAAAAGCTCTTCAGATCAGGGAGCGCTTGCGAATGTTTAAGTTTGTGTCCGCCGCACCGCCGGAGAGTGTGCACGTGCTGCGCGATCCGTCGAGCGGTCTCGATGGCGTGATTGTGCTTCATTCGACCCGAAGAGGCCCCGCCGCAGGCGGTTGCCGCCTATGGTCCTACTCCAGCAGCACCGAAGCCGCCAAGGATGCGGCGCGCCTTGCCGAGGGAATGGCCTATAAGAATGCGCTGGCAGACCTGCCACTCGGTGGCGGCAAGGCCGTGCTCCGCCTTCCACCCGGACCTTTCGATCGCCGTTCTCTGTTCCAGGCGTTCGGGCGGGAAGTCGCCAAGCTTCAGGGCAGCTACGTTACGGCCGAGGATGTCGGCACCACCGTGTCGGACATGCAGATAGCCAGCGGGACCTGTCGCCATGTTGCTGGCTTGACCGCAGTTCAAGGACGGCCGGGCGGCGATCCGTCGCCCTGGACGGCCCTTGGCGTGTTCATTTCGATGCAGGAGGCAGTCCGTCGCAAATTCGGAGCTGACCTCAAGGGCATGACGGTGGCTGTGCAGGGGCTTGGTAGCGTCGGTTCTCATCTATGCGGCTTGCTGCACGGAGCCGGCGTTAAGTTGGTCGTTGCCGAGCCGCGTTCGGACGTCGTTGCAAGAGTTGCCTGTCGATACGAAGCGACCATTGTGGGGCTGGACGCGATCCTGGACACCAAGTGCGAGATTTTCGCGCCCTGCGCCCTCGGCGCTGTAATCGACGAGCATGCCGTCAAGCGCTTGCGCGCCAGGATTGTGTGCGGAGGGGCCAACAATGTGCTTGCGACCGACGAAGACGGCTATCGGCTGGCAGATCGAGGCGTGCTCTATGCGCCCGACTACGTGGTGAATGCGGGCGGCATCATTAACGTCGCGGCCGAGTATTTGGGGTGGAACACCGAAGAAGCAGAAATGCGAGTGAGGCAGACCGGCCAGCGCCTCACCGACGTGCTGGACTTTGCCGACCGGAAGGGCCTGGCATCCCACCATGCGGCAAACGACTTGGCGCGCCAGAGGATCACAGCATCGCAGCCTGGTTGGAAGATGGAGGTCGTGTGATCGAGCTCGTCAATTTTCGCGTGACGGCGCATTCGAGTTCTGGCCTGCTTTGCAAGATTCTGGGCCTGTTCGCTCAGTTGGGTCTTCCGGCTCCGATCTTGCAGGTTAGCCTTGTCGGCGTGTCCATGCGCATCGAACTAAGTCTTGCCAATTTTGGTGATGCGCGCGCTCAGATCGTTGCTCGGAAGATTTCAGGCTTCGTCGGAGTGGAATCGGTGACGGTTATCTGATCCGCGCGAGCCGTCAGACGATATGCATGCTTAAGTGTCCGCAATGAGTGAAAAGCGGTACCGACTCTTTCATGGATTTTTCATGGGCGGCCGCGCGATGCGGCTTAAGCCTTTGAAGTCATGGTGGGCGCGGCAGGGATTGAACCTGCGACCCCACCCGTGTGAAGGGTGTGCTCTACCACTGAGCTACGCGCCCGCTCGACGGGATATGACCCGGCGGCAGGCGCGCGCCTTTGCCACGCGCGCCCGCCGCTGGCAAGACGTCAGTCGAGCAAATGCCGGGCGAGCCAGTTGTAGGCGGATTGCGTCCCGGCATCGAGCGTTACCCGCCTGAGCGGCGCCGCGGGAGCCGGGCATTCGAGGCACCGGGCCTGAGCGCCACGAACCTCAAGCAAGCCTTGCAGGTCGGAGATGATCCGCGCCCCTAGCTGGCGATCGTTGCGAGCGAAGAAGGCGAACATGTCGTTGCTCTGGGCTTCGCGGCCTTCGACTTGCAGGATCCGCTCCAGCACCGAAGCGAAGGGATCGACATCCCGGCCAAGATAGTCGGCGTGCCAGTTGCCCTTCTTGAGCTGAGCTTGCTTTGCCGCCCATTCGATCGCGGCATCAAGATCGCCGAACTGGTCGACCAGGCCAAGCTGTCGGGCTGAACCGCCGTCCCACACGCGGCCCTGACCAAGTTCGTCGGCCCGTTCGCGGGTGATGCCGCGGGACTCTGCCACCAGCGAGATGAAGCGCTCGTAACCCGATTCGACGGTCGCCTGGAGCACGGCCTCGGCCTCGGGCGTCAGGCCGGCGAACAAGTCCGGCTGGCCGGACAGCGGGGTGGTCTTTACGCCGTCGGTCGTCACGCCGAATTGGGCGAGCGCGTCCTCGAACGTTGGCAGCACGCCGAAGATGCCGATCGAGCCGGTGATTGTCTCGGGCTCGGCAAAGATACGGTCCGCCGGAGTGGAGACCCAGTAGCCACCGCTTGCGGCGACATTGCCCATCGACACCACGACCGGGATGTTCCGCGCCTTGTGGCGCAGGATCGCGCGCCGGATGGCTTCGGAGCCGGTGACCGTGCCGCCGGGCGAATCGACGCGCACGACCAGCGCCTTGAGATCGTCGTCGAGCGCTTCGTCGAGCAGTTCGACGATCCGCTGGGCGCCGGCCTCTCCCGGACCGGCCATCCCGTCGCTGATCTCTCCGGCGATGGTGATGACTCCGATCTTGGCGCCGGGCGTCTCACGGTCGATCGAGGCGTGCCACGCTTCGAAATCGGTGTTGGCAAAGGCGCCGGGCGTATCGTCCCAATCGTCTTCACCCACGATTTGCGCCACGCGCTCGCCCCACTCGGTACGAGTACCCGTGCGATCCACCAGGCCCGCCGCTACGGCCGCCGCGGCGAGATCGCCCTTGCTCGCCGTGAGCCAGGCGGGAATGTCGGTGGTGGCCATGGAGATGTTGGCCTGCGGCCGGGCCTGGCGGACGTTGGCCTGCCATTCCTGCCACAGCGAGCCGTAGAGCTGTTCGTAGTTCTCACGGGCCTCGGGCGACATGCCGCCGAGCAGATAGGGTTCGACCGCGCTCTTGTAGGTGCCGACCCGGAACACATGGGCGTTCACCTTCAGCCGTTCGAGCAGGCCGGCATAGTAAAGCCGCTCGCCACCCGGCCCGGTGATCGCCGCGCCGCCCATCGGATCGACCCAGACCTCGCTGGCATGGGCCGCGAGCATCATCGAATCGTCGCTATAGGCCACGGCGTAAGCGAGCACCGGCTTCTTGGTGGTCCGGAAGCGGTCGAGCGCTTCGCCGATTTCCTGCATGTGGACATGGCCACCGCCGAGGAAAGTCGAGAGATCGAGCGCGATGGCCTTGATCCGCTTGTCCTTGGCGGCCTCATCGATCGCACGCACGACATCGCGCGCGGCGAATTCCTGTGTCGGCACTGCGGAGGAGAGCAACCAGGTCAGCGGATCGACCGGCGACACTTCCTCGACCACCGCACCGTCGAGGTCGAGCAGCAGCGCCCCTTCGCGCACCACGCCGGGGCTCGGGCGCGAATTGAGGATCGCGAAGACCCCCGCGAAGAACAGCAGCAGGAACAGCAGGGCGAGCGCGTCCTTGATGCCGACGAGCAACCGCCAGACTTTGCCTGCAAAACTCATCCTATGCCCCTGTTTCCGCAAATCTTCCAACACATGACAATCTAGAGGGCCGGGGTCATCGGTGCCAGTCGAAACGGCATTGTCCCCAGGAGGCAGCTTGCCAGCCCCCGGGGCAGGCCCTATGGGCTCGGCTTTAATGACATCGGCGAACACCCCTCCTGTCGCAGGCCGCTATCCGGCCGGTGCGCTAGCCTTTCCGCATCGCAGCTTGCTGGGCATTGGCCAGCTCGAAACCCACCAGATACATTATCTGCTCGACGAGGCGGAACAGTGGGTCGAGCTCAACCGGCAGCCGAAGAAGCATACCGACAGGCTGGCCGGGCTCACCATCATCAACG
Above is a genomic segment from Altererythrobacter sp. Root672 containing:
- a CDS encoding dipeptide epimerase encodes the protein MRRRLTLREERFAFREPFHISGHKFTETKVLVAEIAAGDSVGLGEGAGVYYLGDDLAHMRDQAESARVELEAGADRAELQSLLPPGGARNALDCALWDLEARTVGVPVWQLAGLGKFDPLPTTMTISADAPVKMAEVAAGRFGDWPMLKLKLTGDVGLDADRVRSVRRARPDAWLGVDANQGYTADNLGRLVEILLEAKVELLEQPLARGAEQDLDDLSRPLPFAADESVCTLTEVEQATGRFDAVNIKLDKCGGLTEALAIARRCRELGLQVMVGNMMGSSLSMAPSLVVGQLCDIVDLDGPTFLASDRPGSIRYFDGKVDAGTADWGLLATLPR
- a CDS encoding TonB-dependent receptor; this encodes MKKSVLRIGSAVLALATGLAATHASAQDAQSATNEGETILVTAQKRSQELIEVPQSVTVVSGSTLEEQHADSFSDYLKLVPGLQLDQSRPGQGRLILRGVNTEGVASTIGIYMDETPFGSSSGLVNGAVLAADFDTFDLDRIEVLRGPQGTFYGASSLSGVLKFVTTEPSTSETVVRARAGVELTKGGAASGYGNLVVNVPISSIAAFRASGSYRSIGGFIDSVGAGGSDVEKNIDDSKSFGGRASLLVMPSDAIDLRFTAVLQNIDADAPSLAESDPETLEMLHGGYTQSQFIPGFSDLRYRVYNATGNFDLGFGTLTSSTSYGTQKQSLRTDYSFALSPLIEAITTEPNEFFQDQSTDSEKFTQELRLAGESTLVDWLAGLYYTDEDGLIEQDFIASTPGTTTPIAGLPTLGYALVESSYREAAAFANLTWHVSDRFDIDVGGRYSDNKQTAHQVTDGLLVGGFLDLPVFESKENVFTYSVAPRFELSDNASIYARVASGFRPGGPNVLAPNQPIDQATYDSDSLTNYELGLKAQTPDRKYGIEVAIFHIDWNDIQLLAERDGFNFNANGGGAKIDGLELTASAAPAANFNLSLNTAYTNARLSTDTLIGGLEGDRLPFTPKFSASLNGDYTVMVGNDVEAYFGGSLRYLSDQSASFDADYRAAHGEQRTIDAYAVIDLNAGITVDQFDIQLYVKNLTSSAGRTSTTGTDVFGGFPLFPDGAIGTGVIRPRTVGLSVRAEF
- a CDS encoding DUF1611 domain-containing protein gives rise to the protein MLFLGDVTTAAYAKTAFGLRDWAGDKCIGEFALPGATVTAGLPAMTPADALKAGAKSLVIGIANEGGKIPPSWIPALVEAIETGLDIVSGMHVRLASVPAVREAAQRCGRALIDVRTPPPGIQIGSGRKRSGKRLLTVGTDCALGKKYTALAIARALQDRGVPADFRATGQTGIMIAGSGMPMDAVVSDFLSGAAEMISPAAPADHWDIIEGQGSLYHPGFAGVSLGLLHGSQPDVFIVCHDPTRTEIVGLPGLPLPTLEELIELTLTLGYRVNPAIRCGGISLNTSALTEAEAADAIAETSAAIGLPAADPLRGGPEFDRLVYSCLA
- a CDS encoding dipeptidase, producing MSAYKFLAVASLLALAACSRSEEAPADDPAAVHKGLLVLDTHLDTPLNFDRPGWSFADRHTLANDLVQLDLPRMADGNLDGGFFSIYTAQGPLTPKGYADALTFARKRSDSIDRVISENSGVISPATTADDGERLAADGKLIAFKSMENSYPLGEDLSLLKEFYDRGVRLAGPVHSLNNQFADSSGDKPRWNGLSPLGREWVAEMNRLGIVIDGSHSSDAAFDQMLELSKTPLILSHTSPRWAFDHPRNLDDERIKKLAAKGGAICMSTIYLSPMNLTPARAKLFDQYEHIADLDPKAQAELVRQWRELDKTEGMWSTTFEQYMTALLHVIEVAGVDHVCFGADWDGGGGIKGMEDITALPVVTHRLLKAGYTREDIDKMTGGNVLRILRAAQVAAER
- a CDS encoding serine hydrolase — translated: MICKRPDVLRLAIPLLLALVPGFALADPPKGFAEHVEQLRQDSGAPGIAIAIVEHGQTTLSQGWGVRQQAESARVDERTIFPTGSTGKAFTVAAIATLVDQGKLGWDDKVIDHIPWFQMYDPWVTREITIRDLMVHRSGLGLGAGDLMFVPRTYLSRKETVERLRYIKPATSFRSAYAYDNVLYVVLGQLIEEVTGKTWEEYMASEVLARGGMTDSTATYDARYATANRALPHGRVGDVIRGLGPNSVLDERNELGRNAMPAGGLAMSANDLAQWLKIQLGHGALPSGGRLFSEDAAREMWTPVTIQPIDAWPDDLAPATPQSSAYALGWDVETYRGARMIWHSGGVFGAIAVVVLLPDQDVGFAIVINSEEAALRRGLMYELIDHYLGLPDNDWYAKWDKFVDARLEGGKAALAQMQDKPAQVGPSLPLGSYAGTYRDPWYGDVVVSERDGGLWINFASTPRMEGRLVHYQYDTFKTELTDKAVENALVTFQLDAHGKVERAKMVAASPLADFSYDYQDLDLTPVKDKP